The window AAGCCAGTGTCAGACATCAGATACATCTCCGATGGAGTGGAATGCTCACCTCCAGCCTCTCCAGTAAGACCAAATCACCGTTCACCCGCCAACTCCTGCCAAGATACTTGTGGAGGGTCAGAAGGAACCTGTAATTCCCGGAAAGACGCTGAAGCGATGCTTCCCCAGGATCCCTATGGATCTCTAGGCCGACACACACAAACAGCTCGAACATACAGCGAGAAGATGGAAGAGTATAACCTGAGGTATTCCTACATGAAGTCGTGGGCAGGCCTGCTGAGAATTCTGGGTGTGGTGGAGCTGCTCTTGGGGGCCGGCGTCTTTGCTTGTGTCACAGCGTACATTCACAAGGACAGCGAGTGGTATAACATGTTTGGATATTCACCATCTAACGCCATGGGAGGCATTGGTGGCCTGGGCAGTATATATGGGGGCTATTACTACAGTGGCCCCAAAACCCCTTTTGTACTTGTGGTTGCTGCTTTAGCTTGGATCACCACCCTTATTATTCTGGTTCTTGGCATGTCCATGTATTATCAGACCATTCTTTTGGACTCTAACTGGTGGCCCCTAACTGAATTTGGAATTAACGTCGCCTTGTTTATCTTGTATATGGCTGCAGCCATAGTCTATGTGAATGATATCAACCGAGGCGGACTGTGCTACTATCCAATATTTAATACACCAGTGAATGCGGTGTTCTGCCGGGTGGAAGGAGGACAGATAGCAGCAATGATCTTCTTGTTTATCACCATGATTGTTTATCTCATTAGTGCTTTGGTTTGCCTAAAGTTATGGAGGCATGAGGCAGCTCGGAGACACAGGGAATACATGCAACAACAGGAGGTAAGGAATGTCacagtctttcatttcttaatgtcttttctGTTATTTACTCCCTTGTTAAATACGTATAGTTCtcaaaacaaagattttatagaagtcttttttgtttgtttgttttcatgatcTGAAATTCAACAGTCCTAGCTCAGAATCTGACATGCTATGACTGAGATAATGCATTCTAGTGTGTTACTGTTGTATAACATTGCAAATAGACACGAGATGTGTAATACATAGTTTGTTGGCTGCATTATTAAGTCTTTCTGATGCTTAAGGGGAAAACACAGCTACTGAAATCCcgcaaagaaaaagaataacatattCAGTAAATTAAGTGTCTCATCATTCCAGTTTGAGAACAATCTTGATTCTTTAGTATGGTAAGACAAttgaaaaaacataatttttcagttAGAGGAGGAAAGTGCTTGTTTAAATCTGTTATGATGTGTCCCACTGTTTTCCACGGGTTAAAGTCAAGTAAGAATATGATGAaccacatttgattttttttttttaattattgagagGGCAGGTTGTAATAAACATACATTGTGAAAACTTGCCCAGGCATTTTGAtgttttatccttattttagCCAGATGAGTGTTCCAGAATTAGAATGGGAGCCATGCActtgattttatttctagaagtgaaCTAATTAAGTATataggaggagaaggaggagaaggaagaggaggagaattaatattaatattaatattaataatacctaGAGGATGAGACTATATATAAgtcctatttaaaattattttatttgaatggtagaaaaaatgttattctaaaatatatgttCTAGTAACTTCATTATACCCTGAAACAAGttaatgttttgctttcttctgaggAGGAGTATGTAATAGTATTTCCTATGCCACTGAAATTCTCAGTaataccttaatttttttcttaattttaagtcAACTATATCATGCATCTTTCTTTCCCCATGTTTCCAAAGACCTCCTAGATACTATCTAATTTCACATGGTGTGTATTGGGcaaaattacagataaaaatGAAACTCCTTACTTACTTAATAACCTATTCACTGACGTTAtctgcagagggtgccaaaaaatgtatacatattttaagaaaggaaaaagctgtattacaattgtaataatatataccgataacaaaagatgagtacaagtcacgtttttTTGGCAtctcagtattttgtttttaatcttttgcaAGAATCTTAcgcataacaacaacaaaaaacttgacTCAGTTTATAACAAGTACCTTAGGTGTTACATGGAGAACCTTAACATGTTTCAATGTGACTCATACTCTTGTCAAAAAATATACTTATCTTACTAGAACTCGACATTGAGTCAAgttatttctaaaagtttatcTCGGCATGTTAagcatatttctttaaatttacatCTGTGTATACAAAGTAGAGAACTTTAAATTCCAATCAGTGTCAAATCTAGATAGAGAAACACGCACACATCCTCATAAttttatgtaactttaataacagaGTTCTTAATGTCATTTCAAAATTCTGCGTGAATATGACTGCAATTATCAACataatgctttcatttcttttccctttttcaacaAAAACTTGTTTCTATCAGACTTTTCATTTCTATCAGACTTTTCATAATGGTTGATTAGATTTTAATCATCTCTGATGTTGGAGGTTGTGCTGGTTTGTGTTTGCTGTAACTTTCTAAAAGTTAGAAGATGTAATGGCCTGTGgctttttcctattaattttataCTGTAACTGTCCCAAACTCTTTAACTGTGCAAGGGAATGGGAGccaagaataaataaaatctctAGGTAATTCGAAACAACTCACCAAACAGTCTGTACCATCTCCGTATTCCCAACAATGCTCTCTGCTCCTAATTCATAGGGAATTCCAGTTATCCCTCCTCTGGTTCTCCATTGGTCATCAAAACATGGCCAAAAGAGTAGGAGGAACATCTGGCAAATAGAGAATCAACCTCTATAAAATTGAGATTGGGCTATAAATGCAAATGGATGAAAATATATGCATAGTAGCATCACACgcctttgaaaaatcattttaactctTTTCCAGATAAGTGAGCCATCATTGccatcaaaaaggaaaatggtaaGAATAAAGTTCACATTATAATTTATCTCTAGATTTTCTAAACACTTTTCTCTCTTATCTATAAATCTACAGAGGAGATCATCTGTCTGTGTAAGAGTATCTATTACATTAAGTTCATAATAGTACTTGCAGTTTTTTTCTAATACTAAAAGGACCAAATTAGACAAGGCTATATATAACttctttaattttgttacatGAAAGCTTATGCAAGTGAACTGTTGGTTCtccttacatttaaattttaattttttaaaaatgtcggTAATTCTCCcaaatttttttcagtctctttcaaGTTCTTTGCAGTCGTTTTCTGTCCTCACTTTGCTCTCAGGTGCCAATTTTGTTGTCTCAAGAAAGAAATTCCTATTCCATGatttactaactgtgtgacaGTCGGGAAGGTATTTTAACATACAGTTCCTTGGCCTTCATCTGTAAgattggaataataataatttctaccCCACAAGATTGCTGAgagcattaaatgagatgctgttgttataattatttacatatatgtaataatatattttagttatgATTTTACCTCAttgaaaagttcttttttaagatATTGGGCATTCTTTCTAAGTGTAAGTTGAGAATCCAACTcatggttttatttgtttctttgaaaagagagTATATTCACTGGGTTCAAAAATCAAAAGACTCTCTAATGCAAAGTCTCCTCTTACCTCCTATACTGTGGCTTCCCAGTTTTCCTGCTTTGGAAGCAACCAGTGTTACCAGTGTCTTGTATTTCCTTTagaaatgtgttatatatatatatattcgctCTCCTCCCCGTTTTATACAAATGGTAGATTACCATATACAGTTATGTTCCTTATTTTTTCCACATAACAATACATTTCTAAGATGTTTCCTTATTAGTACATGAAGAACTTATGCACTCTCTTTTTACAACTACATGGTATtgcattgtatggatgtaccataattcatttaaccataaatgaacatttaggttgttttcaatctttcactattaaaaacaatagtataatattgaatgtcaactataattgaaaaataaaaagcaatgctACAGTAAATAACCttaagcatatatgtatatatttgtacatacttccattaatatattttgattacCAGATTACCCAGTAGAAGTTTTACCAATTTCCACTCCCAACAGCACGACAGGCTTCCTCACCCCTTAATCAACACAGGGTAGTAGGAAATTTGTTGACATCTGTCGATCTGATAGGTGAAAACAGTATCTCTTGtagttataatttgcatttctcttattaggagtgaggttgagcatttttcatatgttgtgtttgcattttcttctcttaactgTCATATACTGTCCAGTTTTTTTATTAGATAGCTAATTTGCAGAAGTCCTTTGTTAAGTGCctacattttgaaaataccttTTATGAGgttctttttaactttattttctataatgtgcaaatactatttgaaaatattctgttcatgCTGAAATAGGGATTTATGAAGTGGGTGAAGAGTCTGTCCAAGGGATCGTGATTAATTCATCAGTGtcattattaattcattcattgagCAAACATGTACCAGTTAGGCTGTAGGCCAGTGACATGAATACTACAAGGAGTATCGTCACCGTTATTATACAGGAGCTTACAAATctagtgaaaaaggaaaacacacacaaaagattaGTAGAGTGTgattgtgtgtgcctgtgtgtgtgtgtgtgtgtgtactgagaGAAGGGCACAAGCACCGAGaactacaaaattttaaaaatttgcttaaagatttgtatttctctgacgTTTCCTAGAGAAATGAATTTATGGATGATAATGTCTCAAACTTAGCATTGTTGATTGGTCATCTTTGGGGATTTACAATTTGCCACTTCTTTTTAAAGAGTCAgttgtattaaattatttctgaGACGTATGTGAAATCCTGTGAATTGCAGCTGAGATGGCTCAACTGCTTTTCTGGGATGATGTTGCGTATTCATAAATCTTTAGCTATGAAGAGATACCTGCCCAGTGCTGACTGACCAGGTATGGGACAAATGAGACTGTTATTAGCTGGTCTACAGACCTATACACTTTAAACCTTATTCATAGGATTAGAGAGATACtactgtagtgtgtgtgtgtgtgtgtgtgtgtgtgtgtgtgtggctttttgtttctttgttttgtactTTGTTTTAACTTCCTGATTCTCTGTGTTTTAGTTAgttttatgttcatttattcaacatttattgctGTCAAGATACACGTTTCAGTTAGACTTGTTCTAACTCAGTGGTACTAACAACCAGAGTAAGCTGAATGGATGCTCACCTTTAAGctgtctaaaatatatatatatcagatatacCTGAAAGGGATAATAGTAGTTGCCTTTAGGAGGGCACCTCGCTAACTGCGGGGGTACAGGATAAAGGGAGACTTTTCGTTATGTACCCCTTTGGACCTTTTGAATTATATATCATGTGTATGTATtacctatttaaaaattgtttaaaggttttaaaaaattaataaatactcatTTCAAATATTGAGATAATCGATACAAGGCTGATGTTTAAATAACACAGGCCCTTTATTTGAGATTTAAGTACAACCTCCGTCACATCCCCTTAGAGCTGCCTTCTAGTATTAGTACAGAGACATGAGTGAGTTTGACTAGATGCGGAGAGCAGTCTTCCCACGTGGGAGTCATCATGAGCGTGGCTTTAGTGGGTCATTGCCCATACTCTTACTCACGATCGCCAGTGTGGCCTTAACCCATTGGTACGTCCTGCTGTCTCAAAGGGACTGGCTAGGAAACTCATAAATTCCACCCTGGCCAGGAATGAATCGCAGCCCCGTAAGAGTCCTAAAATAATGTTCGCTGTATGGAAAAAGTTGAGTTTAAAGGACCTTTGGATTAGAAGCTATATCAGGATTAGAAAGACTGTTTATAATGGAAAGGGGGCCTAAAAACTTATATAGGAGGTTtaacaattaagttcttgaacttgttgcagtgatgttgctaaccttttttgatatcagagggattattcatgatgaatttgtaccaactggacagttaaccaagtttactatttggaagtgttgaaaaggctgcgtgaaaaagttaggcagcctgaactttttgccaacagttcatggctcttgcatcatgacaatgcaccagctcacatggcacactgtctgtgagggagtttttagccagtaaacaaatcactgtattggaacaccctccctactcatctgatctggcccccagtgacgtCTCCCTTTtccggaagataaaggaagacattttgatgacattcaggacatcaagagtaatacgatgacagctctgatggccattccagaaaaggttCCAAAATTGTtatgaagggtggagtaggcgctggcatgagtgcatagcttcccaaggggagtactttgaaggtgaccgtagtgatattcagcagtgaggtatgtagcactttttctaggatgagttcgcgaacttaattgtcagacctcgtatgaggAAATTCACTTTCTAAAAGTTGACTCTTGTTAACAAGTGATATCAAAATCTGATCTCAGAGTTAGCAAGTCACAGTGCTAACATTAGGAAATATGTTTGAGGACGTCCTCAGGGGCAGAAGAAAAGAATCTGTTTGCTTTGGGGGGTATAGGTGGTGACACCAGCTGGACAGGGCTGTCTCGCTGAGTGGGTGTGGCAGTGATGTGGCAGTAGTGGTCATTCTCGGCTTGGGTGGAATTTATGGGCTTCCTGGTCAGTCCCTTTAAGGCAGTGGCATTTACCAATGGGAATAAGTGCAGAGCAGAGTAAAACGTTTGGCTGAATTGGAGGAAAGTGCCGCAAATGATAGAGTGGTCAGTGTCATTGGTGAGAATGTGGCTGAAGCAGGTTCCACATGTGGGACAAGATTAGAAAGATCTGCCAGGGAGTTCTAGGGTACCTCTTTCAGGCCACCCTAGAAGGTTGGGGCCCAGCATGTGTTGTAAGGTCCCAGATCCTGAGAGGTCCTGGAACCGTCATGAATAACCTTAGCAGAGTTGGATCTCCCATTCCTGGGCCTTCTTTTAAGAGCCTGCAATCCAGTTATTTATGCTCGTGTACTCTTTCAAGATCTGGGAGCTAAATGCAAAGTCCATCCTTTCAAAGGCCTTTTTCCTGGGAGATGGAGGTCTCTGAGTCAACATAATTAGATGTATTCTAGAGTCAGACCTCTGTTAGAGGGAATCTCATGACTTAACTAAGGAAACTATTGAAAAGGTTGACTCTCCAGCTTCTTATTGGGTATGATTTTCACCTGCTTTCTTCCTAGTCCTTAGTAGGGAAGAGTTGGCAGACTTCCACAGGAGAGGCAGTGAAGTGTGATGAAAATAAACTTTGGGGTCAGGCAGATCTTAATTTGAGTACTAGATAAgctacttactagctctgtgaccctggggaaattacttaccctctctgaatttcagtttcctgtCATTTGTTTGGAACTATGTACTAGGCTGTCccttcttattttgtattttaacgaaaacaatttgtaaaaagcaaataagatcattttaaaaagaaataatatacagACATAAAATAAGATCAGATAGAGACAGAAACAAATTCTCATAAATCCCTAAGTGCTGAGCAGATTTCTTTCCcaagctagaaaaggcaaaagcTAATCTGGGCATCAAAAGTAAACATACGGATTTGGGACAAGGAGCCTATTCCATTATACACTCAAAGGGAGAGAGAATCCGAATTTGGGCAAGTGCACACTGAAACACGTATCTAGCTCTCGCTCTTTCTAGCCTAACAGCACATTCATTTGAAAAGCTTAGTAATTATATCCAAAGCATTACTTATCCCCATTGCTTAATTACTTTCTCTTGCCTCATAGTAAAGTTTTACTGATACTGACAAGACTAGTTTTTACTAGAAGCAAAGACAGGTCCTGAAATTCGGGGCCTTGTGTTTGCAATCAGGAACACTGGTTAGAGTGGTGTGTACAGGGTTTTTTGCCCCCCACTCACATTCCTGCTGTTTGGGGCCCAATAGCTAGCCACATGGAGGTGATCTGGTCCCCCTTCACCTAGCACCGTGGCTGTGAGCTTCTGCTTTTCATAACCCTCCTTTGTCTAATCCTCTCATCAGCTCTGCACTGTTTGGGGAGTTGAAAACTGGTGGTTTTTAGAATGAGCTAATGCTAGACCAAACCTCAAAGGCAGCCTCAGAGATAGGAAATGAGGGAACAAAGGCTTTTCAAAGCTGCCTGGCAagattttaaaatcctgttttatattttgttttcagtgaagCAGGGGCCCTCATACGCCACTCTCAGTTTAGTGCAAGGAGTTGAATGCAGCAAGCATGAACTGAAGGCCTAGAGGGCCAGTAGAGGGGAGCTTCCTGCTCTAAGGAGGAATCTCGGAGCCCACGCTTGAGCTCACTTCCCTCCAGCAGTCTGGCCTCCCGCATCTGCCCGCCCTGCCCATCACAAACCCATTTCTAGCTTGTTCCCAGAACCTTAGGGAACTTGAGGATTGAATAACATATGGCTAAGTAAACTGGTTTCCTTGTGTTAGTCATTTAAAGTATCAGTGAGCCAAAAAGTTCTGGGTTTTAATGCTGATTTTCCACTTCAGAGCTGTGAGACCTTgtactgaacctctctgaactttgctcctttatatgtaaaatggaaaccCCTCTCCTGGCATCTACCAGCTTCACCTACTTGGGTGGTGTTCTGGGCACTTCCCAACGGGGTCCCCAAACAGTCTTCTCCCAGCCCCAAAGCTGCACACCCATCTCAGCCTGCCGTCGTAGGTCTACTCGGCCATCCATTCCAACTTCCTTTCTGTTGGCTATTTTGGCTCTTAAGGACTGTCCCCTATACTTCCTCTCTGGGCCATTTCATCTTATGTTCGTTTCCTCTCTTTTgaatgtaccttttttttttttttttactaaaaaggCATCTAGGAGCTCTTCAATTTAGAAACCAGGGTGACTTAAACTACCACCTCCAGAATCCTTGCAGCCTCTTCAGGATATCGCAGGTTAAGGAGACTTCCTTGG is drawn from Rhinolophus ferrumequinum isolate MPI-CBG mRhiFer1 chromosome 7, mRhiFer1_v1.p, whole genome shotgun sequence and contains these coding sequences:
- the MARVELD2 gene encoding MARVEL domain-containing protein 2 isoform X1, yielding MSTNDGRSRNRDRHYDEVPGDLAYQDGTIRTLQTLHDSELAVSADPLPPPPLPLQPPFGPDFYSSDTEEPAIAPDLKPVRRFVPESWKNFFRGKKKDPEWDKPVSDIRYISDGVECSPPASPVRPNHRSPANSCQDTCGGSEGTCNSRKDAEAMLPQDPYGSLGRHTQTARTYSEKMEEYNLRYSYMKSWAGLLRILGVVELLLGAGVFACVTAYIHKDSEWYNMFGYSPSNAMGGIGGLGSIYGGYYYSGPKTPFVLVVAALAWITTLIILVLGMSMYYQTILLDSNWWPLTEFGINVALFILYMAAAIVYVNDINRGGLCYYPIFNTPVNAVFCRVEGGQIAAMIFLFITMIVYLISALVCLKLWRHEAARRHREYMQQQEISEPSLPSKRKMCEMAIGGDRQRDHEVHFKELRSTKMKTEVLSGHIPPGHIPKPIVLPDYVAKYPVIQTEDERERYKAVFQDQFSEYKELSAEVQAVLRKFDELDAVMSRLPHHSGSQQEHERISRIHEEFKKKKKDPTFLEKKERCDYLKNKLSHIKERIQEYDKVMNWDVQGYS
- the MARVELD2 gene encoding MARVEL domain-containing protein 2 isoform X2; amino-acid sequence: MSTNDGRSRNRDRHYDEVPGDLAYQDGTIRTLQTLHDSELAVSADPLPPPPLPLQPPFGPDFYSSDTEEPAIAPDLKPVRRFVPESWKNFFRGKKKDPEWDKPVSDIRYISDGVECSPPASPVRPNHRSPANSCQDTCGGSEGTCNSRKDAEAMLPQDPYGSLGRHTQTARTYSEKMEEYNLRYSYMKSWAGLLRILGVVELLLGAGVFACVTAYIHKDSEWYNMFGYSPSNAMGGIGGLGSIYGGYYYSGPKTPFVLVVAALAWITTLIILVLGMSMYYQTILLDSNWWPLTEFGINVALFILYMAAAIVYVNDINRGGLCYYPIFNTPVNAVFCRVEGGQIAAMIFLFITMIVYLISALVCLKLWRHEAARRHREYMQQQECEMAIGGDRQRDHEVHFKELRSTKMKTEVLSGHIPPGHIPKPIVLPDYVAKYPVIQTEDERERYKAVFQDQFSEYKELSAEVQAVLRKFDELDAVMSRLPHHSGSQQEHERISRIHEEFKKKKKDPTFLEKKERCDYLKNKLSHIKERIQEYDKVMNWDVQGYS